A single region of the Marmota flaviventris isolate mMarFla1 chromosome 10, mMarFla1.hap1, whole genome shotgun sequence genome encodes:
- the Znf362 gene encoding zinc finger protein 362 isoform X2: MSRSSPSGKGHSRMAEPRFNNPYFWPPPPTMPSQLDNLVLINKIKEQLMAEKIRPPHLPPTSASSQQPLLVPPAPAESSQAVMSLPKLQQVPGLHPQAVPQPDVALHARPATSTVTGLGLSSRTPTVSTSESSTGTGTGTSTPSTPTTTSQSRLIASSPTLISGITSPPLLDSIKTIQGHGLLGPPKSERGRKKIKAENPGGPPVLVVPYPILASGETAKEGKTYRCKVCPLTFFTKSEMQIHSKSHTEAKPHKCPHCSKSFANASYLAQHLRIHLGVKPYHCSYCDKSFRQLSHLQQHTRIHTGDRPYKCPHPGCEKAFTQLSNLQSHQRQHNKDKPYKCPNCYRAYSDSASLQIHLSAHAIKHAKAYCCSMCGRAYTSETYLMKHMSKHTVVEHLVSHHSPQRTESPGIPVRISLI; this comes from the exons GATGGCCGAACCTCGATTTAACAACCCCTACTTCTGGCCCCCTCCTCCCACCATGCCTAGCCAG CTGGACAACCTGGTCCTGATTAATAAAATCAAGGAGCAGCTGATGGCGGAGAAGATTCGGCCACCTCACCTGCCACCCACTTCGGCCTCGTCACAGCAGCCGCTGTTAGTGCCACCCGCGCCCGCTGAAAGCAGCCAAGCTGTCATGTCGCTGCCCAAGCTGCAGCAGGTGCCCGGGCTGCACCCGCAGGCCGTGCCGCAGCCAGACGTGGCGCTGCACGCGCGGCCAGCCACCAGCACGGTCACAG GTCTGGGGCTCTCCTCCCGGACCCCGACTGTGAGCACATCTGAGTCGAGCACCGGCACCGGCACGGGTACCAGCACCCCGTCCACACCCACCACCACCAGCCAGAGCCGCCTCATCGCCTCGTCCCCCACCCTCATCTCAGGGATCACCAGCCCCCCCCTCCTGGACTCCATCAAGACAATCCAGGGCCACGGCCTACTAGGCCCCCCCAAATCTGAACGTGGCCGCAAAAAGATCAAGGCGGAGAACCCGGGGGGTCCACCTGTCCTTGTTGTCCCCTACCCCATCCTGGCCTCCGGCGAGACTGCCAAGGAAGGCAAGACGTACAG GTGTAAGGTATGCCCGCTGACCTTTTTCACCAAGTCTGAGATGCAGATCCACTCCAAGTCACATACAGAGGCCAAGCCCCACAAGTGCCCGCACTGCTCCAAGTCCTTTGCCAATGCCTCCTACCTGGCCCAGCACCTGCGCATCCACCTGGGCGTCAAGCCCTACCACTGCTCCTACTGTGATAAGTCCTTCCGACAGCTCTCCCACCTCCAGCAGCACACCAG AATCCACACAGGTGACAGACCCTACAAGTGCCCACATCCTGGCTGCGAAAAGGCTTTCACTCAGCTCTCCAACCTCCAG TCTCACCAGCGCCAGCACAACAAGGACAAGCCCTACAAGTGTCCCAACTGCTACCGGGCCTACTCGGACTCCGCCTCCCTGCAGATCCACCTCTCGGCCCATGCCATCAAGCACGCCAAGGCCTACTGCTGCAGCATGTGCGGGCGGGCCTACACCTCG GAGACCTACCTGATGAAGCACATGTCCAAACACACTGTGGTGGAGCACCTGGTGAGCCATCACTCACCCCAGAGGACGGAGTCCCCAGGCATCCCAGTGCGAATCTCTCTCATCTGA
- the Znf362 gene encoding zinc finger protein 362 isoform X3, giving the protein MAEPRFNNPYFWPPPPTMPSQLDNLVLINKIKEQLMAEKIRPPHLPPTSASSQQPLLVPPAPAESSQAVMSLPKLQQVPGLHPQAVPQPDVALHARPATSTVTGLGLSSRTPTVSTSESSTGTGTGTSTPSTPTTTSQSRLIASSPTLISGITSPPLLDSIKTIQGHGLLGPPKSERGRKKIKAENPGGPPVLVVPYPILASGETAKEGKTYRCKVCPLTFFTKSEMQIHSKSHTEAKPHKCPHCSKSFANASYLAQHLRIHLGVKPYHCSYCDKSFRQLSHLQQHTRIHTGDRPYKCPHPGCEKAFTQLSNLQSHQRQHNKDKPYKCPNCYRAYSDSASLQIHLSAHAIKHAKAYCCSMCGRAYTSETYLMKHMSKHTVVEHLVSHHSPQRTESPGIPVRISLI; this is encoded by the exons ATGGCCGAACCTCGATTTAACAACCCCTACTTCTGGCCCCCTCCTCCCACCATGCCTAGCCAG CTGGACAACCTGGTCCTGATTAATAAAATCAAGGAGCAGCTGATGGCGGAGAAGATTCGGCCACCTCACCTGCCACCCACTTCGGCCTCGTCACAGCAGCCGCTGTTAGTGCCACCCGCGCCCGCTGAAAGCAGCCAAGCTGTCATGTCGCTGCCCAAGCTGCAGCAGGTGCCCGGGCTGCACCCGCAGGCCGTGCCGCAGCCAGACGTGGCGCTGCACGCGCGGCCAGCCACCAGCACGGTCACAG GTCTGGGGCTCTCCTCCCGGACCCCGACTGTGAGCACATCTGAGTCGAGCACCGGCACCGGCACGGGTACCAGCACCCCGTCCACACCCACCACCACCAGCCAGAGCCGCCTCATCGCCTCGTCCCCCACCCTCATCTCAGGGATCACCAGCCCCCCCCTCCTGGACTCCATCAAGACAATCCAGGGCCACGGCCTACTAGGCCCCCCCAAATCTGAACGTGGCCGCAAAAAGATCAAGGCGGAGAACCCGGGGGGTCCACCTGTCCTTGTTGTCCCCTACCCCATCCTGGCCTCCGGCGAGACTGCCAAGGAAGGCAAGACGTACAG GTGTAAGGTATGCCCGCTGACCTTTTTCACCAAGTCTGAGATGCAGATCCACTCCAAGTCACATACAGAGGCCAAGCCCCACAAGTGCCCGCACTGCTCCAAGTCCTTTGCCAATGCCTCCTACCTGGCCCAGCACCTGCGCATCCACCTGGGCGTCAAGCCCTACCACTGCTCCTACTGTGATAAGTCCTTCCGACAGCTCTCCCACCTCCAGCAGCACACCAG AATCCACACAGGTGACAGACCCTACAAGTGCCCACATCCTGGCTGCGAAAAGGCTTTCACTCAGCTCTCCAACCTCCAG TCTCACCAGCGCCAGCACAACAAGGACAAGCCCTACAAGTGTCCCAACTGCTACCGGGCCTACTCGGACTCCGCCTCCCTGCAGATCCACCTCTCGGCCCATGCCATCAAGCACGCCAAGGCCTACTGCTGCAGCATGTGCGGGCGGGCCTACACCTCG GAGACCTACCTGATGAAGCACATGTCCAAACACACTGTGGTGGAGCACCTGGTGAGCCATCACTCACCCCAGAGGACGGAGTCCCCAGGCATCCCAGTGCGAATCTCTCTCATCTGA